The following proteins are encoded in a genomic region of Triticum dicoccoides isolate Atlit2015 ecotype Zavitan chromosome 1B, WEW_v2.0, whole genome shotgun sequence:
- the LOC119306918 gene encoding hexokinase-10-like, translating into MGGAGWLRVAAAAGCAAVTCALATAMVAQRVVAWRRWLRAMAVLRDVEESFATPTERLERVVNSLAVEMFAGLASEDASKVRMLHTCVDLLLDGSEEGIYYAVDIGGTGFRFLKVELGAGSTIINQKIEHQPVKKELMEGTSEDFFNSIASTLKNFIEREGDEGRALGFTFSFPMRQFSITSGSLIRWTKEFSIEEAIGQDVAQCLNEALERNGLNLKVNALMNNTVGTLAMGHYYDEDTIAAVIIGAGTNACYIERNEAITKCQRLLTNSGQTVVNVEWGSFRPPQIPLTPYDICFYNETPNYYDQGFEKMISGVYLGEIARLVFHKMAQESDVFGTDVDGLAIPFILSTPCLSAIREDDSLDLKEVGRILEEHLKIHNVPLKTRRLVQRVCDIITQRAARLAAAGIVAILQKLGRDGTLCGTTRVRSIAGVPKRSVIAIEGGLYQEYSLFREYLNEAVLEILGEEIAATIVLKVVEEGSGVGAALIAAAYSSTRKNSI; encoded by the exons ATGGGGGGAGCGGGGTGGCTCCGGGTGGCCGCGGCGGCTGGCTGCGCGGCGGTGACGTGCGCATTAGCGACGGCGATGGTGGCGCAGAGGGTGGTGGCCTGGAGGCGCTGGCTCCGGGCCATGGCGGTGCTGCGTGACGTAGAGGAGAGCTTCGCCACGCCCACGGAGCGGCTGGAGCGGGTCGTCAACTCCCTGGCTGTCGAGATGTTCGCTGGGCTCGCGTCCGAGGACGCCAGCAAGGTCCGGATGCTGCACACCTGCGTCGACTTGCTCCTGGATGG GAGTGAAGAAGGCATATATTACGCCGTTGATATTGGAGGAACGGGCTTTAGGTTCTTGAAAGTGGAACTTGGTGCAGGGTCCACAATCATTAATCAAAAGATCGAGCATCAACCGGTCAAAAAAGAATTGATGGAAGGCACAAGCGAG GATTTTTTCAATTCCATTGCCTCGACACTAAAGAATTTCATTGAAAGAGAGGGGGACGAAGGAAGGgcacttggttttacattttcttttCCAATGAGACAATTTTCCATAACCTCTGGGTCCTTAATACGGTGGACTAAAGAATTTTCAATTGAAGAGGCT ATTGGGCAAGATGTTGCTCAGTGCTTAAACGAAGCACTTGAAAGGAATGGACTAAATTTGAAGGTCAATGCATTG ATGAATAATACCGTGGGCACACTAGCTATGGGGCATTATTATGATGAGGATACAATAGCTGCGGTGATTATTGGAGCTGGCACCAATGCTTGCTATATTGAACGTAATGAGGCAATCACAAAATGCCAGCGCCTTCTTACTAACTCCGGACAAACG GTTGTAAATGTGGAATGGGGGAGCTTCCGTCCTCCGCAAATACCATTAACTCCTTATGACATATGCTTCTATAATGAGACACCAAATTACTATGACCAG GGTTTTGAGAAAATGATATCGGGTGTGTATCTTGGGGAGATTGCAAGACTGGTGTTCCATAAAATGGCTCAAGAATCGGATGTATTTGGTACTGATGTTGATGGTTTAGCTATCCCTTTCATCTTAAG CACTCCATGTCTATCTGCTATCCGTGAGGATGATTCTCTTGACTTGAAGGAAGTCGGAAGAATACTGGAAGAACATCTGAAG ATACACAATGTTCCTCTGAAGACTCGCAGACTGGTGCAGAGAGTGTGCGACATCATCACCCAAAGAGCCGCACGCCTAGCGGCAGCTGGAATTGTTGCAATACTACAAAAACTTGGTCGTGATGGAACGCTTTGTGGCACCACCAGAGTCCGAAGTATAGCGGGTGTACCAAAGAGATCAGTCATTGCAATCGAGGGCGGCCTCTACCAAGAATATTCATTATTCAGAGAATATCTGAATGAAGCCGTATTGGAGATCCTTGGGGAGGAGATCGCAGCCACTATCGTTCTTAAAGTGGTGGAGGAGGGTTCCGGGGTGGGGGCTGCTCTCATCGCAGCAGCATATTCGTCGACTAGAAAGAACTCCATATAA